One Candidatus Binatia bacterium genomic window carries:
- a CDS encoding glycosyltransferase family 2 protein — MRVAAVIVNWNHAALTRLCVESLERGTRVPDDIVIVDNGSTQDPRPTLANVGCELHWLLLPENRGFAAGANAGMEHALRLGADGVFLVNNDAVVEADCLLQLTTVLAMDETLAAVGAKTLTQETPPRIHTAYGVLTYHGPLVQQRGWMEPDVSKFNEFAVVDYVSGCAMLIRAEVLRQVGLFDDRFFAYHEDLEWCVRARRAGYRVAYVPQAVVRHRMHASTDGGGYLSPITYLSARNAILFVRKHASRSLQAKYAVHLVVNLMKDGALRWRRKELAGFRLRLRGVWDGLLERSVPVEELGLASRAAWHSVGSEAKDHG; from the coding sequence ATGCGTGTTGCCGCGGTGATCGTGAACTGGAACCACGCAGCGCTCACGCGTCTCTGCGTCGAAAGCCTCGAACGCGGGACGCGCGTTCCGGACGATATTGTCATCGTGGACAACGGATCTACCCAGGATCCTCGCCCAACGTTGGCAAACGTTGGCTGTGAGCTGCATTGGCTACTTTTGCCGGAAAACCGGGGTTTTGCGGCTGGGGCCAATGCCGGAATGGAGCACGCACTTCGGTTGGGAGCCGATGGTGTGTTCCTCGTGAACAACGACGCAGTTGTGGAAGCTGATTGCTTGCTCCAACTCACCACGGTGTTGGCCATGGACGAAACACTGGCGGCGGTCGGTGCGAAGACGCTGACTCAAGAGACCCCACCGCGGATCCACACCGCCTATGGCGTGCTGACTTATCATGGCCCACTGGTTCAGCAGCGTGGTTGGATGGAGCCAGACGTGTCGAAATTTAACGAGTTCGCCGTTGTCGATTACGTGAGCGGCTGCGCAATGTTGATCCGCGCCGAGGTGCTGCGCCAGGTGGGGCTCTTCGATGACAGGTTTTTCGCGTACCATGAGGACTTGGAGTGGTGCGTGCGCGCACGTCGGGCTGGGTATCGCGTAGCCTACGTACCGCAGGCAGTCGTCCGGCACCGAATGCACGCGTCGACCGACGGAGGCGGGTACCTAAGCCCAATTACTTATCTCTCCGCTCGCAACGCGATCTTGTTCGTGCGCAAACACGCAAGTCGAAGCCTGCAAGCAAAATACGCCGTGCACTTGGTGGTCAACCTGATGAAGGACGGGGCGCTGCGTTGGCGGCGTAAGGAGCTGGCTGGCTTCCGCCTGCGACTGCGCGGCGTGTGGGATGGGTTGCTGGAGCGATCCGTTCCGGTCGAGGAACTCGGGTTGGCTAGCCGCGCCGCGTGGCACTCGGTTGGCTCCGAGGCAAAGGACCATGGCTGA
- a CDS encoding methyltransferase domain-containing protein, translating to MSFKYYTVNTGIEASQIFWSFDTVADHVELCDFETTLPVFLRELPRDGWILDAGCGLARWVIYLRQRGFKVLGTDLARPALAAAAKNGARGWVFASDTLHLPLRDCSLGGIISLGVIEHDEAGPLTALRELYRVLKPGGVALVSVPYNNPWRRCVINHLRRLRDWQKRRRGLKLEFAEYRFTGAELRKFLLEAGFRVEGLYADDFHLPLGKGLWVDSSSFFGYRAGMFDMKPGHKRWELNRRGRLLQRIAFALSPWLVAGGVLAVARRPQH from the coding sequence GTGAGCTTCAAGTACTATACCGTCAACACGGGCATTGAGGCGAGCCAGATCTTTTGGAGTTTCGATACGGTCGCCGATCACGTGGAGCTCTGCGATTTCGAAACCACCCTGCCGGTCTTTTTGCGGGAGTTGCCGCGCGATGGTTGGATCCTGGATGCCGGCTGTGGCTTGGCGCGTTGGGTGATTTATTTGCGGCAGCGGGGCTTTAAGGTTCTTGGTACTGATCTCGCTCGTCCCGCCCTGGCCGCTGCTGCGAAGAACGGAGCCCGCGGGTGGGTGTTTGCATCGGACACGCTGCATTTGCCGCTGCGGGATTGCAGTCTTGGCGGCATCATTTCGTTGGGGGTGATCGAGCACGACGAGGCGGGCCCGCTTACCGCGCTGCGCGAGTTGTATCGCGTGCTCAAGCCAGGGGGAGTGGCCTTGGTATCGGTACCGTACAACAATCCCTGGCGGCGCTGCGTGATTAATCACTTGCGGCGTTTGCGCGACTGGCAGAAGCGTCGCCGTGGCCTCAAACTGGAGTTTGCTGAGTACCGTTTCACGGGTGCCGAGTTGCGCAAGTTTTTGTTGGAGGCCGGTTTTCGCGTCGAGGGCTTGTATGCAGACGACTTCCACTTGCCGCTCGGCAAAGGACTTTGGGTGGATTCGTCTTCCTTCTTTGGGTACCGCGCTGGAATGTTCGACATGAAGCCTGGGCACAAACGGTGGGAATTGAATCGGCGTGGTCGGTTATTGCAACGCATCGCGTTCGCGCTTTCGCCCTGGTTGGTGGCGGGAGGAGTTTTGGCTGTGGCCCGGCGGCCCCAACACTAG
- a CDS encoding glycosyltransferase family 2 protein: MDSQDRSAPKVAIVVLNWNGYENTIACLESLQRLNYPSFEVIVVDNGSRVDPTSAIREQFPAVKCIRLARNLGYTGGNNAGIRCALDAGADYVFVLNNDTVVEPDVLHWAVRAAERDPRIAAVGVKILAWDDPTRIWVAYGYVTYRQGLVRLIGYYWPDDFRFTEERDVDWVPGTAMLLRREALLDVGLFDDAYFAYHEDVDWCTTARRKGYRVVFAPQGRILHKGHGSSGGRRFVSVRQYLAGRNMVLFVQKHGNVFQRAKFACFQLGTLPLQYLRRALTGEQEGVRLKVRGMLDALRDRPIPFVELGLREEGDES; encoded by the coding sequence ATGGATAGTCAGGATCGCTCGGCGCCGAAGGTCGCCATCGTCGTACTGAATTGGAACGGTTACGAGAACACCATCGCGTGCTTGGAGAGCTTGCAACGACTCAACTACCCGAGCTTCGAGGTCATCGTCGTTGATAACGGATCGCGTGTGGATCCCACGAGCGCAATCCGGGAGCAATTTCCGGCCGTGAAGTGCATCCGCCTGGCACGAAACCTGGGCTACACGGGGGGAAACAACGCGGGCATTCGCTGCGCGCTGGATGCCGGGGCGGACTACGTTTTTGTTTTGAATAACGACACCGTCGTAGAACCCGACGTTCTCCACTGGGCGGTGCGTGCGGCGGAAAGGGATCCACGGATCGCAGCAGTTGGAGTGAAGATTTTGGCGTGGGACGATCCTACACGGATTTGGGTGGCCTATGGTTACGTCACATACCGCCAAGGGCTTGTACGGCTCATCGGATATTATTGGCCGGACGACTTTCGCTTCACGGAAGAGCGCGACGTCGACTGGGTTCCAGGCACGGCCATGCTGTTGCGCCGAGAAGCCCTTCTTGATGTGGGTTTGTTCGACGATGCCTACTTTGCGTACCACGAAGACGTGGATTGGTGCACAACCGCGCGCCGCAAAGGCTACCGGGTTGTCTTTGCCCCGCAGGGGCGAATTTTGCACAAAGGGCATGGAAGCTCCGGCGGTCGGCGCTTTGTGAGCGTTCGCCAATACCTGGCAGGACGTAACATGGTCTTGTTCGTGCAAAAGCACGGGAATGTTTTTCAGCGCGCAAAATTTGCGTGCTTTCAGTTGGGCACGCTTCCGTTGCAGTATTTGCGGCGCGCCCTGACGGGTGAACAAGAGGGAGTACGCCTCAAGGTGCGGGGCATGCTGGATGCGTTGCGTGATCGGCCAATCCCCTTTGTGGAACTGGGATTAAGGGAGGAGGGGGACGAATCGTGA
- a CDS encoding glycosyltransferase family 4 protein, whose translation MRIAIGAILSVQGGPARYASELIHALARTPGEHELTIVCDRAAGLQSANGAIKDVIEIPLRHPWEQGFWEERAAAALRSKRIDLYHGTKGTLPLHLRLPKVVTVHDLAVFHQPKSFAWLQRVHQRVLVPLSVRMARRIITDSAHARDDLCTTLGVPSDRVTIVPLAAREVFEPGPHAADAAILQRHGVKPPYILYAGTLQPRKNVELLVQAYQHLGVPGLYLVLAGRCRPGYSPWFLARPPHGLMYVGEVEDQSLAALYRNALAFCSPSGYEGFGLSFLEAMACGCPVVAPEHTSIPEVLGTAAFYLSRLDVPSLVDALSRLCRDPELRLELRQRGLERARRFSWSLTAEQTLNVYREALHG comes from the coding sequence ATGCGTATTGCCATAGGAGCGATCTTAAGCGTGCAAGGTGGGCCGGCGCGCTACGCAAGCGAGCTGATTCACGCTTTGGCGCGAACTCCTGGCGAGCATGAACTTACCATCGTGTGCGACCGCGCCGCAGGACTGCAAAGTGCGAATGGCGCGATCAAGGACGTGATCGAAATTCCGCTCCGCCACCCCTGGGAGCAAGGGTTCTGGGAGGAGCGGGCTGCTGCGGCGTTGCGAAGCAAGCGCATCGACCTGTACCACGGAACGAAAGGAACCTTGCCTCTGCACTTACGACTGCCCAAGGTGGTCACGGTGCACGACTTGGCTGTGTTTCACCAACCGAAGTCGTTTGCGTGGCTGCAGCGAGTGCACCAACGGGTGCTCGTTCCGCTCTCGGTTCGCATGGCCCGGCGCATTATTACTGACAGCGCGCATGCTCGAGATGACCTTTGTACCACCCTGGGCGTTCCTTCGGACAGAGTAACCATAGTCCCGCTCGCTGCTCGGGAGGTGTTCGAGCCCGGACCGCACGCCGCCGATGCCGCGATCTTACAACGGCACGGTGTGAAGCCGCCGTACATCCTTTACGCCGGCACCTTACAACCGCGGAAGAACGTGGAACTGCTCGTGCAAGCCTACCAGCACTTAGGGGTTCCTGGCTTGTATCTCGTGTTGGCGGGCCGCTGCCGCCCCGGTTACTCGCCCTGGTTTCTCGCCCGCCCCCCGCACGGGCTCATGTATGTTGGCGAGGTGGAGGACCAGAGCCTCGCGGCCCTCTACCGAAACGCGCTCGCATTTTGCAGCCCGTCTGGGTACGAGGGCTTCGGTTTGTCGTTCTTAGAAGCAATGGCTTGCGGCTGCCCCGTAGTGGCTCCAGAGCATACGTCGATTCCAGAGGTTCTTGGTACGGCTGCGTTTTATTTGTCTCGGCTCGACGTGCCCAGCCTAGTAGACGCGCTCTCGCGGCTGTGTCGCGATCCGGAACTGCGGCTCGAGTTGCGTCAGCGAGGCCTGGAGCGCGCGCGGCGCTTCTCTTGGTCCCTCACCGCAGAGCAGACGTTGAACGTGTATCGCGAGGCGCTGCATGGATAG
- a CDS encoding glycosyltransferase family 2 protein: MSAKQSIAVCLVTWNGGPIAAGSLQSALRQEQVDPFVIVVDNNSGAGDRQALLTCAGSDPRVEFVWNETNRGFAAAANQGIERALARGCRWVLLLTQDTILKPNTCRTLLEVAEEIPNVGIVGPVVIDRSSRRVLSVGERVRASLLALPRALIRYRATREPYRLVEGVVGCCLLLAVSCWERLGGFREDLFAYYEEVDLCLRARQHGYQIAVVPRAEVEHEGWRGFGRGLTPTSAALKSRNLLLLVRAHVPWWQWVIAIPLVSCLLVSSTILYAARGQWRVVAAMLRGVRLGVAGRAGALHNPPLDGHPCVLP; encoded by the coding sequence ATGAGCGCAAAGCAATCGATCGCCGTTTGCTTGGTGACTTGGAACGGTGGGCCAATTGCCGCGGGGAGCCTCCAGTCTGCGCTCCGACAAGAGCAAGTCGACCCCTTCGTCATCGTTGTCGACAACAATTCCGGCGCCGGAGACCGACAAGCGCTGCTGACCTGCGCTGGGTCAGATCCCAGGGTGGAGTTTGTGTGGAACGAAACGAATCGCGGCTTTGCCGCCGCAGCGAATCAAGGGATTGAGCGGGCCCTTGCTCGTGGCTGTCGGTGGGTGCTGTTGCTCACCCAGGATACCATCCTCAAACCCAACACGTGCCGCACTCTGTTGGAGGTGGCCGAGGAAATTCCTAATGTGGGAATCGTCGGACCGGTCGTGATCGACCGCAGCTCGCGGCGCGTACTCTCTGTCGGGGAGCGCGTGAGAGCGTCACTCTTGGCGCTGCCGCGTGCTCTCATTCGGTATCGCGCGACGCGCGAGCCTTACCGGCTCGTGGAAGGAGTCGTCGGTTGTTGCTTGCTGCTCGCGGTTAGCTGTTGGGAACGCCTGGGCGGTTTCCGCGAGGATCTCTTCGCCTACTATGAAGAAGTTGACCTGTGCTTAAGAGCGCGACAGCACGGCTACCAGATCGCCGTGGTCCCGCGCGCGGAGGTAGAGCACGAGGGCTGGCGCGGTTTTGGGCGGGGCCTGACCCCGACGAGCGCCGCACTGAAGTCGCGCAACCTTCTCCTGCTGGTGCGCGCTCATGTGCCATGGTGGCAATGGGTCATCGCGATTCCCTTGGTATCCTGTCTGCTTGTGAGCAGCACGATCCTCTACGCCGCGCGCGGGCAGTGGCGAGTAGTCGCTGCAATGCTGCGGGGAGTCCGGCTCGGAGTGGCCGGGCGAGCTGGAGCTCTGCACAATCCACCCTTGGATGGCCATCCATGCGTATTGCCATAG
- a CDS encoding glycosyltransferase: MSQSGSCRATKPNLCFYGTYPSSYTVSRILEKAAVDAGFRIVRCHQPFLESPLTSPAFTRPRHLLWFAARYVASAARLWGQLARCPAEILVAGFRGQLDVLLASLLRQTRQRKLVFAPLVTVSETVLDRGLSASSPSAVRLAGWLDRRSLNLADRVIIDTHTHSDYLRRTFGVSDQKVRVFHLGYDTETFRPSPPRKSDATLRVLFYGSLLPLHGVGVMISAARLLARETGIRFTFCGRGWLDAEVARQLAELPSGNVTRRGWIDYAQIPKLIADHDVCLGIFAANEKAAMVIPNKVYQCSAVGRTVVTADTPAVREVFEHNETIILVPPDNPEALANALLDLRRDREKLTGIATNAARWMQEQFAAPKQAERFASTFVASLE, encoded by the coding sequence TTGAGTCAGAGTGGCTCTTGCCGGGCAACGAAGCCGAATCTGTGCTTCTACGGAACCTACCCTTCTTCATACACCGTCAGCCGGATTCTAGAAAAAGCGGCTGTCGATGCTGGTTTCCGTATCGTACGCTGCCACCAGCCGTTTTTAGAGTCGCCGCTCACCTCGCCCGCTTTCACCCGCCCGCGCCATCTACTGTGGTTCGCCGCTCGCTACGTCGCCAGCGCCGCGCGCCTATGGGGGCAGCTCGCGCGGTGTCCGGCCGAGATTCTCGTGGCGGGATTCCGTGGCCAACTCGACGTCTTGTTGGCCTCGCTGTTGAGGCAGACTCGCCAGCGTAAGCTCGTGTTTGCGCCGCTGGTCACCGTATCGGAAACCGTTCTCGATCGGGGGTTGTCCGCGAGCTCACCGTCAGCGGTACGACTGGCGGGCTGGCTCGACCGCCGAAGCTTGAACTTGGCCGATCGCGTCATCATCGACACGCACACCCATTCCGACTATCTCCGGCGCACCTTTGGCGTCAGCGATCAGAAAGTGCGAGTGTTCCACCTCGGTTATGATACGGAAACTTTTCGACCCAGCCCGCCGCGGAAAAGTGACGCGACCCTCCGGGTCTTGTTCTACGGGTCGTTGTTGCCGCTACACGGAGTTGGCGTGATGATTTCTGCGGCAAGGTTGTTAGCCCGGGAGACAGGCATCCGCTTCACATTTTGCGGTCGCGGCTGGTTGGACGCGGAGGTCGCCCGGCAGCTTGCCGAGCTGCCCTCAGGAAATGTGACCCGGAGAGGTTGGATCGATTACGCGCAGATACCGAAGCTGATTGCGGACCATGACGTGTGTCTGGGAATTTTTGCCGCTAACGAGAAGGCGGCGATGGTGATTCCGAACAAAGTGTATCAGTGCAGCGCGGTTGGCCGGACGGTAGTGACAGCGGATACACCGGCCGTACGGGAAGTCTTCGAACACAACGAGACAATCATACTCGTGCCGCCCGATAACCCGGAGGCATTAGCAAACGCTCTCCTAGACCTTCGTCGTGACCGCGAGAAGCTCACTGGCATAGCAACCAATGCCGCACGCTGGATGCAGGAGCAGTTTGCCGCTCCAAAACAAGCGGAGCGCTTCGCTTCGACATTTGTTGCCTCTCTTGAATGA
- a CDS encoding glycosyltransferase family 2 protein: MKPRKLIIQIPCLDEEQHLAATLRSLPRSIPGVDEVEVLVIDDGSRDRTAEVARQEGADYILRFPNNRGLARAFRAGLDACLRLGADIIVNTDGDHQYDGADIPALIRPILEGQADMVVGDRDPASVRHFSRSKRLLQRYGSWVVRTLSGTAIPDTTSGFRAFSREAALRLNVISDFTYTIETIIQAGKKRLPVTHVPVRSYPTRESKLFNSLWQYVKRSAATIVRIYALYEPLKVFAYLGGLLIFAGMIPGIRFLYFYWTGSGGGHIQSLLLTVLLIIIGFQTLLIGLVADLIAGNRNLIEDVLFRLRCLELREQLPPVEKVGLPHVDTARRQGGRT; encoded by the coding sequence ATGAAACCGCGCAAGCTGATTATTCAGATTCCTTGCCTCGACGAAGAACAACACCTCGCCGCCACACTGCGTTCCTTGCCCCGTTCTATACCCGGAGTCGACGAGGTGGAAGTTCTGGTCATCGACGACGGCTCGCGCGACCGCACGGCAGAGGTCGCCCGTCAAGAGGGTGCAGACTACATTTTGCGCTTCCCCAATAACCGCGGCTTGGCACGTGCGTTCCGCGCCGGCTTGGATGCCTGTTTACGCCTCGGGGCTGATATCATCGTTAACACCGATGGCGACCACCAGTACGACGGCGCTGACATTCCTGCCCTGATTCGCCCGATTCTGGAAGGGCAAGCGGACATGGTAGTTGGTGATCGCGACCCGGCGTCGGTGCGCCACTTCTCGCGGAGCAAGCGACTTTTGCAACGGTACGGAAGTTGGGTGGTGCGCACCCTCTCAGGAACCGCGATCCCTGACACAACCAGTGGGTTCCGAGCCTTTAGTCGGGAAGCTGCCCTCCGACTCAATGTGATCTCGGACTTCACGTACACGATCGAAACCATCATCCAGGCAGGGAAGAAACGCCTGCCGGTAACACACGTGCCGGTGCGGAGTTACCCAACACGGGAATCCAAGCTCTTCAACTCTCTCTGGCAGTACGTGAAGAGGTCCGCGGCCACAATTGTGCGGATTTATGCGCTCTACGAGCCGTTGAAGGTGTTTGCGTATCTGGGCGGGCTCCTCATCTTCGCTGGGATGATCCCAGGGATCCGGTTTTTGTACTTCTACTGGACCGGCTCGGGCGGTGGCCACATCCAGTCCCTGTTGTTGACGGTACTGTTGATCATCATCGGCTTCCAGACTCTTTTAATTGGCCTAGTGGCAGACTTAATCGCTGGAAATCGGAATCTCATCGAGGACGTGTTGTTCCGCTTGCGTTGCCTAGAGTTGCGCGAGCAGTTGCCACCTGTCGAGAAGGTCGGATTGCCCCATGTGGACACGGCCCGCCGACAAGGGGGGCGGACTTGA
- the rnc gene encoding ribonuclease III → MRSGLNALEEKLSYQFRDKSLLEAALTHASTMAGPGPRRMEQLEFLGDAVLGLMLGELLLKHHPDASEGQLSQYRAALANTQTLARKARTLGLDRSLRLGVGEERSGGREKARILAATYEAVLGAIYLDGGCEAARACVGRHFENELVHLPSRMEFDAKTALQELCQARYRNVPRYKLVTQGGPDHARWFVVEVLVEGQVYGWGHGKSKRAAEQEAARNALQKLQPHDPSR, encoded by the coding sequence GTGAGGTCTGGTCTAAACGCTCTCGAAGAGAAACTCTCCTACCAGTTCCGCGATAAGAGCCTTTTGGAGGCAGCCCTCACCCATGCGTCGACCATGGCGGGACCCGGTCCCCGGCGGATGGAACAGCTCGAGTTTTTGGGTGACGCCGTCCTCGGGTTGATGCTTGGAGAACTCTTGCTGAAGCATCACCCGGATGCATCGGAGGGACAACTTTCTCAGTACCGGGCTGCCTTGGCAAACACGCAAACCTTGGCGCGCAAAGCGCGCACTCTCGGGCTGGATCGCTCGCTCCGGCTGGGTGTCGGGGAGGAGCGCTCCGGCGGCCGCGAAAAAGCGCGCATTTTGGCTGCGACCTACGAAGCGGTTCTGGGTGCCATTTACCTTGACGGCGGGTGTGAGGCAGCACGCGCATGCGTGGGCCGGCATTTCGAAAACGAGCTCGTTCACCTGCCCTCGCGCATGGAGTTCGATGCCAAAACGGCCCTTCAAGAACTCTGTCAGGCGCGTTACCGCAACGTGCCTCGCTACAAGCTTGTGACCCAAGGCGGGCCGGATCATGCACGCTGGTTCGTGGTTGAAGTGCTGGTCGAAGGGCAAGTGTATGGCTGGGGCCATGGCAAGAGCAAACGGGCCGCGGAACAAGAGGCGGCACGGAACGCTTTGCAAAAACTTCAACCGCATGACCCAAGCAGATAG
- the mtaB gene encoding tRNA (N(6)-L-threonylcarbamoyladenosine(37)-C(2))-methylthiotransferase MtaB — translation MAITTLGCKVNQYDTVAIAQALRRRGCEIVEFPRFADVYIVNSCTVTDRADSESLRLARRARRLNPQALVVLTGCFAQVAPQRAAIPEVDVVVGLNRLAELVEIVCGDRPLARVVVSDLRQTRKVRTVGVGTDSSRTRAFLKVQEGCDLFCSFCIVPMARGASRSVPPRAVVEQYDLLASIGVREIVLTGVHLGSWGHDLSPRLELADLVEMLLERDRVPRLRLSSIDPPEITPRLLHLFETAPALCPHLHVPIQAGVDSVLRRMRRRYDTELVRACLTEIRSRLPHAAIGTDVIAGFPGETEAEFEEGRAFFESLPLTYLHVFPYSPRQGTTAAKLPEQVPRTTVLHRARELRAQGERKRAAFARMFIGQKLKVLFEDRESDGGWSQGYSRNYQRVRVPTRIPGNSERDVEIVACEKGQLIGRCD, via the coding sequence GTGGCCATCACCACCTTGGGTTGTAAGGTGAATCAGTACGATACCGTGGCCATCGCACAGGCGTTGCGCCGTCGTGGTTGCGAGATCGTGGAGTTTCCCAGGTTCGCGGACGTGTACATCGTGAACTCCTGCACCGTGACCGACCGAGCAGACTCTGAGAGCCTGCGGCTAGCACGCCGGGCGCGGCGTTTGAATCCGCAAGCCTTGGTAGTGTTGACGGGGTGTTTTGCGCAGGTGGCCCCGCAGCGTGCGGCGATTCCAGAGGTCGATGTCGTGGTGGGGCTCAATCGACTCGCTGAGTTGGTGGAGATCGTTTGCGGCGACAGGCCGCTAGCTCGCGTTGTGGTGAGCGATCTACGTCAAACGCGAAAAGTGCGGACCGTCGGCGTTGGTACCGACAGTAGCCGGACCCGAGCCTTCTTGAAGGTGCAAGAGGGCTGCGACCTGTTTTGCTCTTTTTGCATCGTGCCGATGGCCCGCGGCGCGAGCCGAAGCGTTCCGCCTCGCGCGGTCGTGGAACAATACGACTTGCTGGCCTCGATCGGGGTGCGGGAGATTGTCCTGACAGGTGTTCACCTTGGTAGTTGGGGACATGACCTGTCACCGCGCTTGGAGTTAGCGGATCTCGTGGAGATGCTCTTGGAACGGGATCGGGTTCCACGGTTGCGGCTCAGCTCGATCGATCCGCCGGAGATCACGCCCCGCTTGCTGCATCTGTTCGAGACTGCACCCGCGCTCTGCCCACATTTGCACGTCCCGATCCAAGCGGGAGTCGATTCTGTGCTGCGTCGTATGCGGCGTCGCTACGACACCGAGTTGGTGCGCGCTTGCTTGACCGAGATTCGCAGCCGTTTGCCCCATGCAGCGATTGGCACGGACGTCATTGCTGGTTTTCCGGGAGAAACAGAGGCGGAATTCGAGGAGGGCCGTGCGTTTTTTGAATCGCTACCCCTCACGTACTTGCATGTGTTCCCGTATTCTCCGCGGCAAGGAACGACCGCCGCGAAATTGCCCGAACAAGTGCCGCGTACCACTGTCTTACATCGTGCTCGTGAGCTCAGAGCGCAAGGCGAGCGGAAGCGCGCCGCCTTCGCAAGGATGTTCATTGGACAAAAGCTTAAGGTGTTATTCGAAGATCGTGAAAGCGATGGTGGGTGGTCGCAAGGGTACTCGCGAAATTATCAGCGTGTACGTGTTCCGACCCGCATTCCGGGCAACAGCGAACGGGACGTTGAGATCGTGGCTTGTGAAAAGGGCCAGTTAATTGGCCGTTGTGATTGA
- the mnmA gene encoding tRNA 2-thiouridine(34) synthase MnmA: MKQRVLVAMSGGVDSSVAAALLVRAGYDVVGVAMRLWKGPSDSGCCSLDDFLDARRVAARLSIPFYVMDFSDLFESQVVRPFAEEYLRGRTPNPCARCNQFVKFDALLERARSLGAQLVATGHYARLVRSPDSSEVSLHAAHSVEKDQSYFLFGIQRETLPYLLFPVGDKHKEEVRALARSLQLPVAEKPESQEVCFVPRRDYASFVESYLGTGGIAGDIVHENGTVLGRHRGIHRFTIGQRRGLGVSNGAPLYVTGLDPVRGLVQVGNRSATVAKGLRATAVNWLVPQPPRAGQRLTVKIRSRFRNAPVVVEETSSAHFVVSAPNGLQAVTPGQAAVLYDGDQVVGGGWIDAAL; the protein is encoded by the coding sequence ATGAAGCAACGCGTGTTGGTCGCCATGAGCGGCGGCGTCGACAGCTCGGTTGCAGCGGCGCTTCTGGTGCGTGCGGGATACGACGTGGTCGGCGTAGCCATGAGGCTGTGGAAAGGACCGAGTGACAGCGGTTGTTGCTCTCTGGACGATTTCCTCGATGCCCGCCGCGTTGCAGCTCGTCTAAGCATTCCGTTTTACGTCATGGATTTTTCCGACTTGTTCGAGTCGCAAGTGGTGCGCCCGTTTGCGGAAGAATATCTCCGTGGCCGCACCCCAAACCCCTGTGCCCGATGCAATCAGTTCGTCAAGTTCGACGCGTTGTTGGAAAGAGCGCGCAGTCTTGGTGCGCAGTTGGTTGCTACCGGTCATTACGCGCGCCTGGTGCGCTCGCCAGACTCTAGCGAGGTCAGCCTCCACGCCGCACACAGCGTGGAGAAAGATCAATCGTACTTCCTTTTTGGAATTCAGCGCGAGACCCTGCCGTACTTGCTGTTTCCCGTTGGCGACAAGCACAAAGAGGAAGTGCGTGCGCTCGCGCGAAGTCTCCAGCTTCCGGTGGCTGAGAAGCCGGAGAGCCAGGAGGTGTGCTTTGTCCCCCGGCGAGACTACGCATCCTTCGTAGAGTCGTACCTTGGAACCGGAGGAATCGCTGGTGACATCGTGCATGAGAACGGAACGGTGCTCGGTCGGCATCGGGGAATCCATCGCTTCACAATCGGGCAGCGCCGTGGCCTCGGTGTTTCCAACGGTGCGCCATTGTACGTTACGGGTCTCGATCCTGTCCGCGGTTTGGTGCAAGTCGGCAATCGTTCAGCAACCGTGGCCAAGGGATTGCGGGCAACGGCTGTGAACTGGTTGGTGCCGCAACCCCCGCGGGCCGGCCAGCGGCTTACCGTAAAGATTCGTTCTCGTTTTCGGAACGCGCCCGTGGTTGTGGAAGAGACGTCATCGGCTCATTTCGTCGTTTCCGCGCCGAATGGTCTTCAGGCAGTGACCCCCGGGCAAGCGGCAGTGCTTTATGATGGGGACCAGGTCGTCGGGGGAGGCTGGATTGATGCTGCACTGTAG